In Synechococcus sp. UW69, a single genomic region encodes these proteins:
- the psb32 gene encoding photosystem II repair protein Psb32 has translation MSLSARRLLASLLSFGICLLLLAPASFAIAPAALGGSLPETLVIDEADVLSRASRGELEAKLRSFDDQRVDARLITLRRLDYGISLNNFGEELLESWSSPTGNPLLLMLIETQNKKSAVVADQELEAQLPASLLSSTARTTMTVPLREGDRYRQASVDGLTRLSTVLSGGEDPGPPQQIERVTLPTNIPTKAETEESDATKWVIILLVLGTIIPMATWWVFSR, from the coding sequence ATGTCCCTTTCCGCCCGACGCCTGTTGGCCAGCCTGCTTAGTTTCGGGATCTGTCTGCTTCTCTTGGCCCCTGCCAGCTTCGCGATAGCTCCTGCTGCCTTAGGCGGAAGCCTGCCGGAGACACTGGTGATCGACGAAGCGGATGTGCTCAGCCGTGCCAGTCGTGGCGAATTGGAGGCGAAGCTACGCAGTTTTGATGATCAACGGGTGGATGCCCGTCTGATCACCCTGCGTCGCCTGGATTACGGCATCAGTTTGAACAACTTTGGTGAGGAACTTCTCGAAAGCTGGAGTTCTCCGACTGGCAATCCTCTCTTGTTGATGTTGATCGAAACTCAGAACAAGAAATCCGCCGTGGTTGCGGATCAGGAGCTGGAAGCTCAGCTCCCCGCCAGCCTTCTTTCCAGTACCGCCCGCACAACGATGACTGTGCCCCTGCGGGAAGGGGACCGCTACCGCCAGGCTTCCGTGGATGGTCTGACGCGTCTTTCGACAGTTCTCTCAGGTGGAGAAGACCCGGGCCCCCCGCAGCAAATTGAACGCGTCACCCTGCCCACCAACATCCCAACCAAGGCGGAAACCGAAGAGAGCGATGCCACCAAATGGGTCATCATCCTTCTGGTGCTTGGAACCATCATTCCGATGGCGACCTGGTGGGTGTTCTCGCGCTGA
- a CDS encoding peptidoglycan DD-metalloendopeptidase family protein, with protein sequence MTLSSLDRASERKTLPVSAPPPVSTIAKIQQGDSLAAFLKRHGVTQAQLKTFNPGVQLNALTVGRELQIANASSGQSVLAVRPLRSGGAAWPQQAPLSTADQPDSLKPPIVGYQWPTKGVFTSGYGWRWGRMHKGIDIANNTGTPVIAARDGIVSFSGWSGAYGYLVEIAHSDGESTRYAHNSRLLVKKGQVVPRGARISLMGSTGRSTGPHLHFEIRRAGGAALNPLVKLPARKA encoded by the coding sequence GTGACTCTGTCGTCTCTCGATCGAGCCAGTGAACGCAAAACGCTTCCTGTTTCGGCCCCACCTCCAGTCAGCACTATCGCGAAAATTCAGCAGGGTGATTCACTCGCTGCATTTCTCAAGCGCCATGGCGTGACCCAAGCGCAGTTGAAGACCTTTAATCCCGGTGTTCAGCTCAATGCCTTGACGGTCGGTCGAGAACTTCAGATCGCTAACGCATCCTCAGGTCAGTCTGTTCTCGCTGTTCGTCCGCTCCGGAGCGGCGGTGCTGCCTGGCCTCAGCAAGCTCCATTGTCGACAGCTGACCAGCCTGACAGCCTGAAGCCGCCGATTGTTGGTTATCAGTGGCCGACAAAAGGTGTGTTCACCTCCGGTTATGGATGGCGTTGGGGTCGGATGCACAAAGGGATTGACATCGCCAACAACACAGGAACCCCGGTTATCGCTGCACGGGATGGCATTGTCTCCTTCTCCGGCTGGAGCGGTGCCTATGGCTATTTGGTTGAAATCGCCCATAGCGATGGTGAATCCACCCGTTACGCCCATAACAGTCGCCTTCTTGTCAAAAAAGGCCAGGTTGTTCCCCGTGGCGCGCGTATTTCTCTCATGGGAAGTACCGGTCGAAGCACAGGGCCCCACCTTCACTTTGAAATCCGTCGTGCCGGTGGTGCAGCTCTCAATCCTCTAGTCAAGCTGCCTGCTCGAAAGGCTTGA
- a CDS encoding methionine--tRNA ligase, whose protein sequence is MPYTLTTPLYYVNDRPHLGSTYTTLACDALARFERLCLQEVTFVTGVDEHGQKIQRTAERQQLSPQDHCDRVSSRYRDLWKQWGISEDRFVRTTNPRHLKLVEQFYERVKASGDIVVGNQTGWYCVDCEEYKDDPAEAESPSCAIHRKPLEWRDEENLFFRLSRYQSAIEELVARDDFIAPASRRQEVRNFVAQGLRDFSISRVNVSWGLPVPDHPGHTFYVWFDALLGYLTALLDDGEPVSLDRLGSCGWPASVHVIGKDILRFHAVFWPAMCMSAGLPVPQKVFGHGFLTREGQKMGKSLGNVLDPELLLERCGTDAVRWYLLRDIQFGDDGDFQQQRFVDLVNNDLANTIGNLLNRTSSMARKWFDDSVPPAGAATDPDHPLALKAAVTVSTVMDAMPNLAFKTAAESILQLAIAANGHLNDTAPWSRMKEPGQEASVGEDLFAVLETTRIVGLLLAPLLPDLSQRILAQLGQCLDSNNWSNQLIWGRLSCGSALPKPTPVMQRLELDEPL, encoded by the coding sequence ATGCCTTACACCCTTACGACTCCGCTCTATTACGTCAACGATCGGCCCCATCTGGGCAGTACCTATACGACCTTGGCCTGCGATGCACTGGCGCGGTTCGAGCGCCTATGCCTGCAGGAGGTCACCTTCGTCACCGGCGTTGACGAGCATGGGCAAAAGATTCAACGCACGGCTGAACGACAGCAGCTCAGTCCTCAGGACCACTGCGACCGCGTCAGCAGCCGCTACCGCGACCTTTGGAAGCAGTGGGGGATTTCAGAGGATCGCTTCGTACGAACCACCAACCCGCGCCACTTGAAGTTGGTCGAGCAGTTCTATGAGCGGGTCAAGGCATCAGGCGACATCGTTGTCGGCAATCAGACGGGCTGGTACTGCGTCGATTGCGAGGAATACAAGGATGATCCTGCTGAGGCGGAGTCCCCGTCATGTGCGATCCACCGCAAGCCTCTGGAATGGCGCGATGAGGAGAACCTTTTCTTTCGGCTTTCCCGTTACCAGTCCGCCATTGAAGAGTTAGTGGCTCGGGACGACTTCATCGCTCCCGCCAGCAGACGTCAGGAGGTTCGAAATTTTGTCGCCCAGGGTCTGCGGGACTTCTCCATTTCCCGAGTGAATGTGTCCTGGGGGCTGCCCGTGCCCGATCATCCCGGCCACACCTTCTACGTCTGGTTTGATGCACTTCTTGGCTATCTGACCGCACTTCTCGATGACGGAGAACCGGTGTCTCTCGATCGACTCGGCTCCTGCGGTTGGCCCGCTTCCGTCCACGTGATTGGCAAGGACATTCTCCGCTTTCATGCCGTCTTCTGGCCTGCCATGTGCATGTCTGCGGGTCTGCCGGTACCGCAAAAGGTTTTCGGCCATGGCTTTCTCACCCGCGAGGGGCAAAAGATGGGGAAATCCCTCGGCAACGTGCTGGATCCAGAATTGCTGCTGGAGCGATGCGGCACCGATGCCGTTCGCTGGTACCTGTTGCGCGATATCCAATTCGGGGACGACGGTGATTTCCAACAGCAGCGCTTTGTCGATTTGGTCAATAACGATCTGGCCAACACCATCGGCAATCTTCTGAACCGCACCTCATCGATGGCGCGTAAGTGGTTTGACGACAGCGTTCCCCCTGCCGGGGCTGCCACTGACCCTGACCATCCCCTGGCTCTGAAGGCCGCTGTAACCGTCAGCACGGTGATGGACGCCATGCCGAATCTCGCCTTCAAGACCGCGGCCGAGTCGATTCTTCAATTGGCGATTGCAGCGAACGGCCATCTGAATGACACCGCTCCCTGGAGCCGAATGAAAGAACCCGGCCAAGAGGCCAGCGTGGGCGAAGATCTTTTCGCTGTGTTGGAGACCACTCGCATCGTCGGTCTTCTGCTCGCTCCGCTGCTGCCAGATCTCAGTCAGCGCATCCTGGCCCAGCTGGGGCAGTGTCTTGATTCCAATAACTGGTCGAATCAGCTGATCTGGGGCAGGCTGAGCTGCGGTTCCGCGCTGCCCAAACCAACCCCGGTGATGCAGCGGTTGGAACTGGATGAACCGCTTTGA
- a CDS encoding tRNA (cytidine(34)-2'-O)-methyltransferase, whose amino-acid sequence MTEMEPLRIALFEPQIPPNTGNIARTSAAFRVPLTLIEPLGFKVDDRSVRRAGLDYWPHVQLSIASDFPAFQSQLLPEQRLIGCSRRGGASLSSFEFKRGDVLLFGREDTGLPDPVREACNTILTIPMPGAADDAGQGGVRSLNLSVACALVTYVAGQQLRLW is encoded by the coding sequence ATGACTGAGATGGAGCCACTGCGTATTGCACTGTTCGAGCCACAGATCCCACCAAACACGGGGAATATTGCGCGTACCTCTGCTGCCTTCAGAGTGCCGCTGACGCTGATCGAACCCCTTGGTTTCAAGGTCGATGATCGAAGCGTTCGCCGTGCCGGTCTCGATTACTGGCCGCACGTACAACTCTCCATCGCCTCAGATTTTCCGGCATTCCAGTCACAACTTCTGCCGGAGCAGAGGTTGATCGGCTGTAGTCGTCGCGGTGGTGCATCACTCTCCTCATTTGAATTCAAACGGGGTGATGTTCTGCTGTTTGGACGTGAAGACACCGGTCTGCCGGACCCGGTTCGCGAGGCCTGCAACACCATTCTGACGATTCCGATGCCCGGTGCCGCCGATGACGCTGGACAGGGTGGCGTGCGCAGCCTCAATCTTTCTGTGGCCTGTGCACTAGTGACCTACGTGGCTGGTCAGCAGTTGAGGTTGTGGTGA
- the cobU gene encoding bifunctional adenosylcobinamide kinase/adenosylcobinamide-phosphate guanylyltransferase — protein sequence MVSSFNNGLILVSGPARSGKSRWAEHLLHNHPDVTYIATAAARPEDLEWQKRLDAHRQRRPEHWAVAESGAELVEVIETLSPGQSVLIDALGGFVAHHLELDASAWNLLCERLIAAVTSSRCTFVLVIEETGWGVVPSTRIGGLFRDRLGALAQQLDRVADAAWLVLQGRALDLHALGRVVP from the coding sequence ATGGTTTCAAGTTTCAACAACGGTTTGATTCTGGTCAGCGGGCCAGCGCGCAGTGGCAAGAGTCGGTGGGCAGAGCATCTGCTGCACAACCACCCTGATGTGACGTACATCGCGACGGCAGCTGCCCGACCAGAAGACCTTGAGTGGCAGAAACGTCTTGATGCTCACCGACAGCGTCGTCCTGAGCACTGGGCTGTAGCTGAATCCGGTGCTGAGCTGGTGGAGGTCATTGAGACCCTGTCGCCAGGTCAGTCCGTGCTGATCGATGCCCTTGGTGGTTTTGTCGCACATCATTTGGAGCTCGATGCATCCGCCTGGAATCTGTTGTGTGAACGACTGATCGCTGCCGTCACGTCATCGCGCTGCACTTTTGTGCTCGTGATTGAAGAGACAGGATGGGGTGTTGTTCCATCAACACGTATTGGTGGGCTGTTTCGAGACCGTTTGGGAGCTCTCGCTCAACAGTTGGATCGTGTTGCCGATGCTGCCTGGCTTGTTCTCCAGGGACGGGCTCTTGACCTTCATGCCCTTGGACGTGTGGTGCCATGA
- the pxcA gene encoding proton extrusion protein PcxA, with amino-acid sequence MSRRNWINLFSSNQSVEFSSDLERGYEAALLIQSLELEYYGDRQIRPDLKLSVPRAVQATILRRFKTALAICRNSAVNLSEQRAQLDSQELRQLQLIETVVSRYGPRRSSGSPSISRSPDALPRSLLGVFDSIRLQLDPSTEDNVVAGYRRRRDSTLISLRVLLLLILVPLLVQQIAGTYLISPAVNHFSPELPFLSYPKPQLEEKAAEKLRLYKQELEFDAFLKGVPPLDDVQLRDQLTEKATELKHDADEESLKAIKNVFADLAGLIAFAVVCLISRDELRVLRGFVDEAVYGLSDSAKAFAIILFTDIFVGYHSPEGWSVLLDGIAEHFGLPSSQSFVNLFIATFPVVLATIFKYWIFRYLNRVSPSSVATLKGMNGGG; translated from the coding sequence ATGAGCCGCCGTAACTGGATCAATTTATTCAGCTCCAATCAATCTGTTGAATTCTCCAGTGATCTTGAGCGTGGTTATGAGGCGGCTCTGCTCATTCAGAGTCTGGAACTGGAGTATTACGGAGACCGGCAGATCCGCCCTGACCTCAAGCTTTCCGTACCGAGAGCTGTTCAGGCCACGATTCTGCGCCGGTTTAAAACTGCACTGGCCATTTGCCGCAATTCAGCGGTCAATCTTTCTGAACAACGGGCGCAACTTGATTCTCAGGAGCTACGGCAACTCCAACTGATTGAAACCGTTGTCAGCCGCTATGGACCCCGACGTTCGAGTGGCTCACCCTCTATAAGTCGTTCACCGGACGCGCTGCCCCGTTCACTTCTGGGTGTCTTTGACAGTATTCGACTGCAGTTGGATCCCTCAACTGAGGACAATGTTGTTGCAGGCTATCGACGCCGTCGTGACAGCACGCTGATCTCCCTGCGTGTTCTGCTCTTGCTGATTCTGGTTCCCTTGCTGGTTCAGCAGATCGCCGGCACGTATCTGATCTCACCTGCGGTGAATCACTTTTCACCTGAACTTCCGTTCCTCAGTTACCCCAAGCCGCAGCTCGAGGAAAAGGCGGCTGAGAAGCTTCGCCTCTACAAACAGGAGCTGGAATTTGATGCGTTTTTAAAAGGTGTGCCGCCTTTGGATGATGTCCAGTTGCGTGACCAGCTCACCGAGAAGGCGACGGAGCTCAAACATGATGCTGATGAGGAGAGTCTGAAGGCGATCAAAAACGTCTTTGCTGATCTCGCAGGTCTGATCGCTTTTGCGGTTGTGTGCCTGATCAGTCGCGACGAACTGCGGGTTCTCCGAGGATTTGTTGATGAGGCTGTATACGGCCTGAGTGATTCCGCCAAGGCCTTCGCCATTATTTTGTTCACCGACATCTTTGTGGGTTATCACAGCCCTGAAGGCTGGTCTGTCTTGCTGGATGGAATCGCAGAGCATTTCGGCCTTCCATCCAGCCAGAGTTTCGTCAATCTCTTCATTGCGACCTTCCCTGTCGTGTTAGCGACGATCTTTAAGTATTGGATTTTCAGGTATCTCAACCGCGTCTCTCCGTCGTCCGTTGCGACCTTGAAAGGTATGAATGGCGGTGGTTGA
- a CDS encoding cofactor assembly of complex C subunit B gives MPAPARVVLICALLLLGLTVTNAGLAGTVTPDLQRAEVLAGMASVGLMLVAILWTRANPKSAEKVSLKGEQGLVLFEQLNDVQKQELAWGSHMLLTATPAASVLVLWRQQVVLRRGLISQDPFQPGAITKRAMDREQTISLVNTTLFPGRAEFDGMLQSLPAILVCPMGQQGVVIVGGWSPRCFSRSDERWLEGWAQRLRTTLETEDVSHRSWDSA, from the coding sequence ATGCCAGCCCCCGCCCGTGTCGTTCTGATCTGTGCGCTCCTGTTGCTGGGTCTGACCGTGACAAATGCGGGGTTAGCGGGAACGGTCACACCAGACCTCCAAAGGGCAGAGGTTCTGGCAGGTATGGCATCGGTGGGACTGATGTTGGTAGCCATTCTCTGGACAAGGGCCAACCCGAAATCAGCTGAGAAGGTGTCGTTGAAGGGAGAGCAGGGACTGGTGTTGTTCGAGCAGCTCAACGATGTTCAGAAACAGGAGCTGGCCTGGGGAAGTCACATGCTTCTGACAGCGACTCCAGCTGCTTCGGTTCTGGTGCTTTGGCGTCAGCAGGTTGTGTTGCGAAGGGGCCTGATCAGTCAGGACCCCTTCCAACCAGGAGCCATCACCAAGCGAGCCATGGACCGTGAACAGACCATCTCTCTCGTGAACACCACACTTTTTCCCGGTCGGGCCGAATTTGACGGGATGCTGCAGTCGCTTCCAGCAATTCTCGTGTGCCCCATGGGACAGCAGGGGGTGGTGATTGTGGGGGGCTGGTCGCCCCGTTGTTTCAGCCGCTCAGATGAGCGATGGCTGGAGGGATGGGCCCAGCGACTCAGAACGACACTGGAGACCGAGGACGTTTCGCATCGGTCTTGGGATTCAGCTTGA
- the lptC gene encoding LPS export ABC transporter periplasmic protein LptC — translation MATSLLAACSSSRQLTIEPTPSFVFRSLDLSQRADNGNRDWDLTSPEARYDLSSRTIRARRPQGILYRDDQPHYRITADLATVLRDGELVILEGSVHLRQLNQRGLTIKGDNLIWTPTQSRMVINQRPMASDGQTQIRSRELAFQQDTELLVFDGPTELKRRDEASDDSTPTDDNPDSTVVRGGSGTWNLRSGLMQALGQVEAVRRDGRKLSASGLSGNTREGFLDLQEPVTLLLENDRGTITAGRTRWLFSAQQLQSVQPVQAELQNSTVQGKGFKLDERSGTVIIPSDCRLQQKQETLTARRCSWNWNSERVVADGDVVLRRKKPEQTTRASRMEATITDDGEIRFGQPGQRVESTIKLNPKTDAKRPRSPVSF, via the coding sequence GTGGCAACCTCGCTTCTGGCCGCCTGCAGTTCCAGCCGGCAGCTCACGATCGAACCAACGCCTTCGTTCGTCTTCCGATCTCTGGATTTGAGTCAGCGAGCCGACAATGGGAATCGCGACTGGGATTTGACCAGCCCAGAGGCGCGCTACGACCTGAGCAGTCGAACCATTCGCGCCCGGCGCCCCCAGGGGATCTTGTATCGCGACGATCAACCGCACTACCGGATCACCGCTGATCTGGCCACGGTGTTGAGGGATGGTGAACTCGTCATCCTTGAAGGCTCGGTTCATCTCCGTCAGTTGAACCAACGGGGGTTAACGATCAAGGGGGACAACCTGATTTGGACGCCCACTCAGTCGCGGATGGTGATCAATCAAAGGCCGATGGCGAGTGATGGCCAGACGCAAATCCGTTCCCGTGAACTGGCCTTTCAACAGGACACGGAACTCTTGGTCTTCGATGGCCCAACAGAGCTGAAACGTCGAGACGAGGCAAGCGATGACAGCACCCCCACAGACGACAATCCTGATTCAACAGTGGTGCGTGGTGGCAGCGGCACCTGGAATTTGCGGAGCGGTCTGATGCAGGCTCTGGGCCAGGTTGAGGCTGTTCGACGCGATGGCCGGAAGCTCAGTGCTTCAGGGTTAAGTGGCAACACCCGCGAGGGATTTCTCGATCTACAGGAGCCGGTGACGCTTCTTCTCGAGAACGACCGTGGCACCATCACCGCCGGCCGAACGCGCTGGTTGTTCTCTGCGCAGCAGCTCCAGTCCGTGCAACCAGTTCAGGCTGAATTGCAGAACAGCACAGTTCAAGGCAAGGGTTTCAAGCTTGATGAACGCAGCGGCACGGTGATCATCCCCAGCGACTGTCGTCTGCAGCAGAAGCAGGAAACCCTCACAGCTCGCCGTTGCAGTTGGAACTGGAACAGTGAACGGGTCGTGGCTGATGGAGATGTGGTGTTGCGCCGAAAGAAACCGGAGCAGACCACGCGGGCCTCAAGGATGGAAGCCACGATCACTGACGATGGGGAGATCCGTTTCGGCCAACCGGGTCAGCGTGTTGAATCAACGATCAAGCTGAATCCCAAGACCGATGCGAAACGTCCTCGGTCTCCAGTGTCGTTCTGA
- a CDS encoding peroxiredoxin: protein MTDNGCLRVGQQAPDFTATAVVDQEFKEITLSQYRGKYVVLFFYPLDFTFVCPTEITAFSDRYSDFSSKNTEVLGVSVDSQFSHLAWIQTARNQGGLGDINYPLVADLKKEISTAYNVLDDAEGVALRGLFIIDPDGVIMHATINNLPVGRNVDETLRVLQAFQYVQSNPDEVCPANWTPGEKTMKPDPKGSKEYFSAIG from the coding sequence ATGACCGACAACGGTTGCCTGCGTGTTGGCCAGCAGGCCCCTGATTTCACAGCTACCGCTGTGGTGGACCAGGAGTTCAAGGAAATCACGCTGTCCCAGTACCGGGGCAAGTACGTGGTGCTGTTCTTCTACCCTCTGGATTTCACCTTCGTCTGCCCGACTGAAATCACGGCCTTCAGTGACCGTTATTCCGATTTCTCCAGCAAGAACACCGAAGTACTCGGCGTGTCCGTCGACAGCCAGTTCAGCCACCTGGCTTGGATTCAGACAGCGCGCAATCAGGGTGGCCTGGGCGACATCAACTATCCCCTCGTCGCTGACCTGAAGAAGGAAATCTCCACCGCCTACAACGTCCTTGATGACGCTGAGGGTGTTGCTCTGCGCGGGCTGTTCATCATCGATCCCGATGGTGTGATCATGCACGCCACCATCAACAATCTGCCCGTCGGCCGCAACGTTGATGAAACCCTTCGGGTTCTCCAGGCCTTCCAATACGTCCAGTCCAACCCCGACGAGGTTTGCCCTGCCAACTGGACTCCTGGTGAAAAGACCATGAAGCCTGATCCCAAGGGCTCCAAGGAGTATTTCTCTGCCATCGGCTGA